The Erigeron canadensis isolate Cc75 chromosome 4, C_canadensis_v1, whole genome shotgun sequence genome window below encodes:
- the LOC122597579 gene encoding probable glycosyltransferase At5g11130, with protein MMRTFKIWTYKEGDIPLMHNGPMKYIYSIEGDFIEEMERKGNPMVATHPDEAHAFFIPISITKIVYFLHTPAESIGFFERMQAIVEDYIGVIAQRYPYWNRSNGADHFFVSCHDWGPFVSRGNPKLFENFIRVLCNANSSEGFIPSRDVSMTEINTPVDNIPIMSNGQSPYNRSVLAFFAGGNHGVVRENLFQHWGNKEDNDIQVYSYLPKGKNYTELLGQSKYCLCPSGYEVASSRVTEAIYHGCVPVIIKDHYVLPYSDVLDWSQFSVQVPVNKIQDLKRILEEIPYSKYIEMQKRVIQVQRHFSVNIPAKPYDVLHMILHSVWLRRLNVLLRHVPN; from the exons ATGATGAGGACATTCAAGATATGGACTTATAAGGAAGGAGATATCCCCTTGATGCATAACGGTCCAATGAAATACATATACAGCATCGAGGGTGACTTCATCGAAGAGATGGAGAGGAAAGGAAATCCGATGGTGGCTACCCATCCCGATGAAGCACATGCCTTCTTTATCCCGATTAGTATAACCAAAATTGTCTACTTCCTTCACACACCTGCCGAATCCATTGGTTTCTTCGAACGTATGCAAGCAATAGTCGAAGACTACATTGGTGTTATCGCACAAAGGTATCCTTATTGGAATCGTAGCAATGGAGCTGATCACTTCTTTGTATCCTGTCACGACTGG GGGCCTTTTGTTTCACGGGGAAACCCAAAACTCTTTGAAAACTTCATAAGAGTGCTTTGCAATGCAAACAGCTCGGAAGGTTTCATTCCAAGTCGGGATGTGTCCATGACCGAGATCAACACTCCAGTTGATAATATCCCAATTATGAGTAATGGCCAATCACCTTACAATCGTTCAGTTTTAGCATTCTTTGCCGGTGGAAACCATGGTGTTGTACGAGAAAACTTGTTCCAACATTGGGGAAATAAAGAAGATAATGATATTCAAGTTTATAGCTACCTCCCGAAAGGAAAAAACTACACCGAGTTATTGGGCCAGAGCAAGTATTGTCTGTGTCCTAGTGGCTACGAGGTTGCTAGCTCTAGGGTGACAGAAGCAATCTACCATGGATGTGTTCCTGTGATCATCAAGGATCATTATGTTCTACCATATAGTGATGTGTTGGATTGGAGTCAATTTTCTGTACAAGTACCGGTAAATAAGATTCAAGATCTTAAAAGGATATTGGAAGAGATACCTTATTCAAAGTATATAGAAATGCAAAAAAGAGTGATTCAAGTGCAAAGACACTTCAGTGTGAACATTCCAGCCAAACCATATGATGTCCTTCATATGATTCTTCATTCTGTGTGGCTAAGAAGACTAAATGTTTTGTTAAGACATGTGCCTAACTAA
- the LOC122597580 gene encoding probable glycosyltransferase At3g42180 yields the protein MMRTFKIWTYREGDIPLVHVGPMKSIYSVEGHFIEEMERKGNPMAANHPDEAHAFFIPISVAKIVHYLFTTEESYGFFERMQAIVEDYIGVIAERYPYWNRSNGADHFYVSCHDWGPLVSRGSPKLFENLIRVLCNANISEGFIPNRDVSMTEINGPYNNIPDVSSGRSPYNRSIFAFFAGGNHGFVRNKLFQHWGSKEDNDIQIYDYLPKGQNYSELLTQSKYCLCPSGYEVASARATEAIYVGCIPVIIKDHYALPYGDVLDWSQFSVIVAVDQIPDLKRVLQDIPFEKYLEMQKKVMEVQRHFMVNIPAKPFDVFHMILHSVWLRRLNVLVDRP from the exons ATGATGAGGACATTCAAGATATGGACTTATAGGGAAGGAGATATCCCCTTGGTTCATGTAGGTCCGATGAAAAGTATATACAGTGTCGAGGGTCACTTCATCGAGGAGATGGAGCGAAAAGGGAATCCTATGGCGGCTAACCATCCAGATGAAGCACATGCATTCTTCATTCCTATAAGTGTAGCAAAAATTGTACACTATCTCTTCACGACTGAAGAATCCTATGGTTTTTTCGAACGTATGCAGGCAATAGTCGAAGACTACATAGGTGTCATCGCAGAAAGGTACCCTTATTGGAACCGTAGCAATGGAGCTGATCATTTCTATGTTTCTTGTCATGATTGG GGGCCACTTGTTTCACGGGGAAGCCCTAAACTCTTTGAGAATCTCATTAGAGTGCTTTGCAATGCCAACATCTCAGAAGGATTCATTCCAAACCGGGATGTGTCAATGACAGAGATTAATGGGCCATACAACAACATCCCAGATGTAAGCAGTGGGCGGTCACCTTATAATCGTTCTATCTTTGCATTTTTTGCGGGTGGAAACCATGGATTTGTACGCAACAAGTTGTTCCAACATTGGGGAAGCAAGGAAGATAATGACATTCAAATTTACGATTACCTTCCGAAAGGACAAAACTACAGCGAGCTACTGACCCAAAGCAAGTATTGTCTATGTCCTAGTGGCTACGAAGTTGCAAGTGCTAGAGCAACGGAAGCGATCTACGTAGGATGCATCCCCGTGATTATCAAGGATCATTACGCTCTACCTTATGGTGATGTGTTGGATTGGAGTCAATTTTCTGTAATAGTAGCCGTAgatcagattccggatctgaaaAGAGTTTTGCAAGATATACCTTTTGAAAAGTATCTGGAAATGCAAAAAAAGGTGATGGAAGTACAAAGACACTTCATGGTTAACATTCCGGCTAAACCCTTTGATGTCTTTCACATGATTCTTCACTCGGTGTGGCTAAGACGACTTAACGTTCTTGTTGACCGACCTTAA
- the LOC122597581 gene encoding probable glycosyltransferase At5g20260 → MASATKITISLILLSLVLVLLVSYISPNNHIRNLTSTVTNLPLTSTSRLAQHEDYVPNKRNEIRLLIEEQLANARGKIRKAIVEKRLASNETFVSEKTVYNNPFAFLQSYNEMMKTFKIWVYKEGDAPLAHNGPMKCIYSIEGDFIQELERKAHPVLAKHPDEAHAFFIPISVTNIVQYLYTPSKTFDFLPRMQAIVEDYIGVIAERYPYWNRSNGADHFYVACHDWGPFVSQGNPKLFENLIRVLCNANTSEGFKPRRDVSIAGIYGPGDNIPLVSRGQSPYSRSILAFFAGGNHGFVRNRLFQYWGNKEDNDIQVHSYLPKGQNYTELLSQSKYCLCPSGYEVGSARLTEAIHMGCVPVVIKNNYVLPHHDVLDWSQFSVQVAVSKIPDLKRILEEIPFSKYMEMQNKVMEVQRHFTVNIPAKNLDVFHMILHSVWLRRLNVQLLLNSS, encoded by the exons ATGGCAAGTGCTACCAAAATCACAATCTCACTAATCCTATTATCACTAGTTTTAGTTTTACTTGTAAGTTATATATCTCCCAATAATCATATTCGTAATCTTACTTCTACTGTCACCAATTTGCCATTAACATCAACTTCCAGACTTGCGCAACATGAAGACTACGTACCTAACAAG AGAAACGAAATTAGATTGTTAATTGAGGAACAACTAGCTAATGCAAGAGGAAAAATTCGCAAAGCTATTGTTGAGAAGAGGTTGGCGTCAAATGAGACCTTCGTTTCAGAAAAAACGGTGTACAACAATCCGTTCGCCTTTCTTCA GAGTTATAACGAGATGATGAAGACATTCAAGATATGGGTATACAAGGAAGGAGATGCCCCATTAGCACATAACGGTCCGATGAAATGCATATACAGCATCGAGGGTGACTTCATCCAAGAACTGGAGAGGAAAGCGCACCCTGTGTTGGCTAAGCATCCGGACGAAGCACATGCCTTCTTTATCCCGATAAGTGTCACAAACATTGTTCAATACCTCTACACTCCTTCCAAAACCTTTGATTTTTTACCACGTATGCAAGCAATAGTCGAAGACTACATTGGCGTCATTGCTGAAAGGTACCCTTATTGGAACCGTAGCAATGGAGCCGATCATTTCTATGTTGCTTGTCATGATTGG gGGCCATTTGTTTCACAAGGAAATCCTAAGCTGTTTGAAAACCTCATAAGAGTGCTATGCAATGCCAACACATCCGAAGGTTTCAAACCAAGGCGGGATGTGTCAATTGCAGGGATATATGGACCGGGTGACAATATCCCACTTGTAAGTCGTGGCCAATCACCATACAGTCGTTCAATCTTGGCCTTCTTTGCAGGTGGAAACCATGGTTTCGTACGCAATAGATTGTTCCAATATTGGGGAAACAAAGAAGACAATGATATACAAGTGCACTCTTACCTTCCCAAAGGCCAAAACTACACCGAGTTATTAAGCCAAAGTAAGTATTGTTTATGTCCAAGCGGTTATGAAGTGGGAAGCGCTAGGTTAACAGAAGCAATCCATATGGGATGCGTCCCTGTGGTAATCAAGAATAATTATGTTCTACCACATCATGATGTGTTGGATTGGAGTCAGTTTTCCGTTCAAGTCGCAGTAAGCAAGATTCCGGATTTGAAAAGGATTTTGGAGGAGATACCTTTTTCAAAGTACATGGAGATGCAAAATAAGGTCATGGAAGTACAAAGACACTTCACGGTTAACATTCCAGCTAAAAACTTAGATGTATTTCATATGATTCTTCATTCGGTATGGCTAAGAAGGCTTAACGTTCAGTTACTATTAAATTCTTCATGA
- the LOC122595892 gene encoding heptahelical transmembrane protein 1-like isoform X1, translating to MKENAGVVRMRKSRAIGDQDSQKRSNLCEKKTQNVNKPLCKYEELPEYMKDNEFILNYYRAEWSPKQAFFSLFHWHNETLNVWTHLIGFVVFVGLTISNMMHVPQVSDFLNILTWSFPLNPAANALNNSMMLLQETPRLIDLKHGTPLDIDIAPPLIAATRWPFFVFLSGAMFCLLSSSTCHLFGCHSHRLNLQLLQLDYVGITVMIITSFFPPIYYIFQCDPIWQFIYLGGITVMGIFTIITLLSPALSSGKFRSFRAFLFVSMGLFGLIPSIHACILNWDEPQRNATLVYESAMALSYLIGTLFYVTRIPERWKPGWFDLAGHSHQIFHCFVIMGALSHYAAAVVFLESWGQAACQ from the exons atgaaagaaaatgcAGGGGTTGTCAGAATGAGGAAATCCAGGGCAATTGGCGATCAAGATTCACAAAAAAGATCAAATCTTTGTGAAAAGAAGACTCAAAATGTGAATAAACCATTATGTAAATATGAAGAATTACCAGAATATATGAAGGATAATGAGTTTATTTTGAATTACTATAGAGCTGAATGGTCTCCTAAACAAGCATTTTTCAGCTTATTTCATTGGCATAATGAAACTCTCAATGTATGGAC ACACTTGATTGGATTTGTTGTTTTCGTTGGGTTAACTATTTCAAACATGATGCATGTCCCTCAAGTCTCAGATTTTCTTAATATATTAACATG GTCGTTCCCGTTGAATCCTGCTGCAAATGCCTTGAATAATTCAATGATG CTATTACAGGAAACGCCAAGACTCATAGACTTAAAGCACGGAACACCGCTTGATATAGACATTGCTCCACCACTAATAGCAGCAACACGGTGGCCATTCTTTGTATTCTTGAGTGGAGCAATGTTCTGCCTGTTGTCCAGCAGCACCTGTCATCTCTTTGGCTGCCACTCCCATCGATTAAACCTTCAACTTCTCCAACTGGATTATGTCGGCATCACAGTCATGATCATCACCTCTTTTTTTCCACCAATCTACTACATCTTCCAATGCGATCCCATCTGGCAATTTATCTACCTAGGGGGGATCACTGTCATGGGCATTTTCACTATTATAACCTTATTATCCCCAGCACTCTCAAGTGGCAAATTCCGTTCTTTTCGTGCTTTCCTTTTTGTGTCAATGGGCCTTTTCGGGTTAATTCCCTCAATTCATGCTTGTATCTTGAACTGGGATGAACCACAGAGAAACGCGACATTGGTGTATGAATCAGCTATGGCGCTCTCCTATTTGATTGGTACCCTGTTTTATGTTACTCGAATCCCAGAAAGATGGAAGCCTGGTTGGTTTGATTTGGCTGGTCATAGCCATCAAATCTTTCATTGTTTCGTGATTATGGGTGCATTGTCTCATTATGCTGCAGCAGTTGTGTTTCTCGAGTCCTGGGGTCAAGCAGCCTGCCAATGA
- the LOC122595892 gene encoding heptahelical transmembrane protein 1-like isoform X2: MKENAGVVRMRKSRAIGDQDSQKRSNLCEKKTQNVNKPLCKYEELPEYMKDNEFILNYYRAEWSPKQAFFSLFHWHNETLNVWTHLIGFVVFVGLTISNMMHVPQVSDFLNILTWSFPLNPAANALNNSMMETPRLIDLKHGTPLDIDIAPPLIAATRWPFFVFLSGAMFCLLSSSTCHLFGCHSHRLNLQLLQLDYVGITVMIITSFFPPIYYIFQCDPIWQFIYLGGITVMGIFTIITLLSPALSSGKFRSFRAFLFVSMGLFGLIPSIHACILNWDEPQRNATLVYESAMALSYLIGTLFYVTRIPERWKPGWFDLAGHSHQIFHCFVIMGALSHYAAAVVFLESWGQAACQ, encoded by the exons atgaaagaaaatgcAGGGGTTGTCAGAATGAGGAAATCCAGGGCAATTGGCGATCAAGATTCACAAAAAAGATCAAATCTTTGTGAAAAGAAGACTCAAAATGTGAATAAACCATTATGTAAATATGAAGAATTACCAGAATATATGAAGGATAATGAGTTTATTTTGAATTACTATAGAGCTGAATGGTCTCCTAAACAAGCATTTTTCAGCTTATTTCATTGGCATAATGAAACTCTCAATGTATGGAC ACACTTGATTGGATTTGTTGTTTTCGTTGGGTTAACTATTTCAAACATGATGCATGTCCCTCAAGTCTCAGATTTTCTTAATATATTAACATG GTCGTTCCCGTTGAATCCTGCTGCAAATGCCTTGAATAATTCAATGATG GAAACGCCAAGACTCATAGACTTAAAGCACGGAACACCGCTTGATATAGACATTGCTCCACCACTAATAGCAGCAACACGGTGGCCATTCTTTGTATTCTTGAGTGGAGCAATGTTCTGCCTGTTGTCCAGCAGCACCTGTCATCTCTTTGGCTGCCACTCCCATCGATTAAACCTTCAACTTCTCCAACTGGATTATGTCGGCATCACAGTCATGATCATCACCTCTTTTTTTCCACCAATCTACTACATCTTCCAATGCGATCCCATCTGGCAATTTATCTACCTAGGGGGGATCACTGTCATGGGCATTTTCACTATTATAACCTTATTATCCCCAGCACTCTCAAGTGGCAAATTCCGTTCTTTTCGTGCTTTCCTTTTTGTGTCAATGGGCCTTTTCGGGTTAATTCCCTCAATTCATGCTTGTATCTTGAACTGGGATGAACCACAGAGAAACGCGACATTGGTGTATGAATCAGCTATGGCGCTCTCCTATTTGATTGGTACCCTGTTTTATGTTACTCGAATCCCAGAAAGATGGAAGCCTGGTTGGTTTGATTTGGCTGGTCATAGCCATCAAATCTTTCATTGTTTCGTGATTATGGGTGCATTGTCTCATTATGCTGCAGCAGTTGTGTTTCTCGAGTCCTGGGGTCAAGCAGCCTGCCAATGA
- the LOC122595990 gene encoding probable sucrose-phosphate synthase 1, with protein MAGNDWINSYLEAILDVGPGLDDAKSSLLLRERGRFSPTRYFVDNVIGFDETDLHRSWVKAQATRSPQERNTRLENMCWRIWNLARQKKQLEGEEAQRLTKRRLERERGRREAVADMSEDLSEGEKGDTVSDVSAHGDGHKGRLPRVSSADAMEAWANQQKGKKLYLVLISLHGLIRGENMELGRDSDTGGQVKYVVELARALASMPGVYRVDLFTRQVASPEVDWSYGEPTEMLSPHNSDGLSDEMGESSGAYIIRIPFGPKDKYIPKESLWPHIPEFVDGALGHIIQMSKVLGEQVGGGRPVWPVAIHGHYADAGDSAALLSGALNVPMLFTGHSLGRDKLEQLLRQGRLSKDEINDTYKIMRRIEAEELTLDASEVVITSTRQEIEEQWRLYNGFDPVLERKLRARIRRNVSCYGRFMPRMVVIPPGMEFNHIIPHDGDMDGETEGTEDRQASPDPPIWAEIMRFFTNPRKPMILALARPDPKKNLATLVKAFGECRPLRELANLTLIMGNRDNIDEMSSTSASMLLSIIKMIDKYDLYGQVAYPKHHKQNEVPDIYSLAARTKGVFINPAFIEPFGLTLIEAAAHGLPMVATKNGGPVDIHRVLDNGLLVDPHDQQSVADALLKLVADKQLWSKCRSNGLRNIHLFSWTEHCKTYLSRIASCKPRQPGWLKNDDDDDDNSEPESPSDSLRDMQDISLNLKFSMDGDKGYSDSPFDSEDRKSKLENAVMSISKGMMKGASRTTSVEKPDQAKFPALRRRKHIFVVAIDDDNINGLSENVITIFEAVAKEKNEGLIGFILATSLQMAEVHSLLVSKGINPSDFDAFICNSGADLYYTSSHSEDNPFVFDLYYHSHIEYRWGGEGLRKTLVRWASSIIDKKAENKKQEHVVTEDESVSTDYCYAFNVHNPALVPPAKELRKMMRIQALRCHVIYCQNGRKINVIPVLASRSQALRYLYLRWGMDLSKVVVFIGESGDTDYEGFLGGVHKSVILKGVGANASNQLHANRVYPLSDVFPTDSPNVIQTPEQFSVADIRGSLGKLGVLKE; from the exons ATGGCGGGTAATGACTGGATAAACAGTTACTTGGAAGCAATTCTGGATGTGGGTCCTGGACTTGACGATGCAAAATCATCTTTgcttcttcgtgaaagagggaGGTTTAGTCCTACTCGttattttgttgataatgttatTGGTTTTGATGAAACTGATCTTCATCGTTCTTGGGTCAAG GCACAAGCAACAAGGAGCCCTCAAGAGAGAAATACTAGGCTTGAGAACATGTGTTGGAGGATTTGGAATTTGGCCAGACAGAAAAAacag CTTGAGGGTGAGGAAGCACAAAGATTGACCAAACGTCGCCTTGAGCGCGAACGGGGTCGGAGGGAAGCTGTGGCTGATATGTCAGAAGATCTATCAGAGGGGGAGAAAGGAGACACTGTCAGTGATGTAAGTGCTCACGGTGATGGTCACAAAGGTCGTTTGCCCAGAGTTAGCTCAGCGGATGCAATGGAGGCTTGGGCTAATCAACAGAAGGGGAAAAAACTGTACCTTGTACTGATAAG TCTTCACGGTTTAATACGTGGTGAAAATATGGAGCTGGGTCGTGATTCTGATACCGGTGGTCAG GTTAAGTATGTTGTGGAACTTGCCAGGGCTTTAGCTTCGATGCCAGGTGTCTATCGAGTCGATTTATTTACTAGACAAGTAGCATCTCCAGAAGTAGACTGGAGTTATGGTGAACCAACAGAGATGCTCTCTCCACATAATTCTGATGGTTTGTCAGATGAAATGGGAGAGAGTAGTGGTGCATATATCATCCGTATTCCATTTGGtccaaaagataaatatatcCCCAAAGAGTCCCTATGGCCTCATATACCTGAATTTGTTGATGGTGCACTTGGTCATATAATCCAGATGTCCAAAGTTTTGGGTGAGCAAGTTGGTGGTGGGCGACCTGTTTGGCCCGTGGCTATCCATGGTCATTATGCAGATGCTGGTGACTCTGCTGCTCTTCTTTCCGGTGCTCTAAATGTACCTATGCTCTTCACTGGTCACTCTCTTGGGCGAGATAAATTGGAACAACTATTAAGACAAGGGAGATTATCTAAAGATGAAATAAatgatacatataaaataatgcGTAGGATAGAGGCTGAGGAGCTGACTCTTGATGCCTCTGAGGTAGTCATAACCAGTACCAGACAAGAAATAGAGGAACAGTGGCGCTTATATAACGGTTTTGACCCGGTTCTAGAACGTAAACTTCGAGCTAGGATCAGGCGCAACGTGAGCTGTTATGGAAGGTTCATGCCTCGCATGGTT GTAATTCCTCCCGGAATGGAGTTTAATCATATTATTCCACATGATGGTGATATGGATGGTGAAACCGAAGGAACAGAAGATCGCCAGGCTTCTCCAGACCCACCTATCTGGGCTGAG ATAATGCGGTTCTTTACTAACCCACGTAAGCCTATGATACTTGCACTCGCTAGGCCTGACCCTAAAAAGAACCTTGCAACTTTAGTAAAAGCATTTGGTGAATGTCGTCCATTACGGGAGCTTGCCAATCTT ACTTTGATAATGGGTAACCGAGATAACATTGACGAAATGTCAAGCACCAGTGCTTCCATGCTTCTTTCAATCATTAAGATGATTGATAAGTATGATCTTTATGGTCAAGTGGCATATCCTAAACATCATAAGCAGAATGAGGTACCTGATATCTACAGTTTAGCCGCAAGGACGAAG GGCGTTTTCATCAATCCGGCATTTATAGAGCCATTTGGACTCACTTTAATTGAG GCTGCAGCCCATGGGCTACCAATGGTTGCCACAAAAAATGGAGGTCCTGTAGATATACATCGT GTACTTGACAATGGCTTACTTGTTGATCCCCATGATCAGCAGTCAGTTGCCGATGCCTTGTTAAAGCTCGTGGCAGATAAGCAACTTTGGTCAAAATGCAGGTCAAACGGGCTGAGAAACATTCACTTGTTTTCATGGACCGAACATTGTAAAACTTATCTTTCACGGATTGCAAGTTGCAAACCGAGGCAACCGGGGTGGTTAAAAAacgatgatgacgatgatgataaTTCAGAACCCGAATCACCTAGTGATTCTTTAAGAGATATGCAGGATATATCTCTGAACTTGAAGTTTTCAATGGATGGTGATAAGGGATATTCTGATAGCCCGTTTGACTCTGAAGATAGAAAGAGTAAACTTGAGAATGCTGTTATGTCGATTTCAAAGGGTATGATGAAAGGTGCTTCAAGGACCACGTCTGTAGAAAAACCCGACCAAGCTAAGTTCCCTGCATTGAGAAGACGCAAGCATATCTTTGTAGTTGcaattgatgatgataatatcAACGGACTTTCCGAAAATGTTATAACGATTTTCGAGGCTGTAGCTAAGGAGAAAAATGAAGGTTTGATTGGATTTATATTGGCGACATCTTTACAGATGGCTGAAGTCCATTCGTTATTGGTCTCAAAAGGAATTAATCCTTCTGATTTTGATGCTTTTATTTGCAATAGTGGTGCCGATCTTTATTACACATCTTCGCATTCAGAAGATAATCCCTTTGTATTTGACTTGTATTACCATTCTCATATTGAATACCGGTGGGGCGGCGAAGGGCTCAGGAAGACTTTAGTCCGATGGGCTTCTTCCATAATTGACAAGAAAGCTGAGAATAAAAAACAGGAACATGTTGTTACAGAAGACGAATCTGTTTCAACTGACTATTGTTATGCTTTCAATGTTCACAATCCAGCACTT GTTCCTCCTGCAAAGGAACTTCGGAAGATGATGAGAATTCAAGCTCTTCGTTGTCATGTTATTTACTGCCAAAATGGGAGGAAGATAAATGTTATTCCAGTGTTGGCTTCTCGTTCCCAAGCCCTCAG GTACTTATATCTCCGATGGGGTATGGATTTATCAAAAGTAGTGGTTTTCATTGGCGAAAGTGGCGACACTGATTATGAAGGTTTTCTTGGCGGTGTTCATAAATCTGTTATACTAAAGGGAGTTGGTGCCAATGCTAGCAACCAGCTTCATGCTAACAGAGTCTACCCACTTTCCGATGTGTTTCCCACAGACAGCCCTAATGTTATTCAGACTCCCGAACAGTTTAGCGTTGCCGACATTCGTGGGTCATTGGGAAAACTTGGAGTTCTCAAAGAATAA
- the LOC122597582 gene encoding F-box/kelch-repeat protein At3g23880-like has product MEMQSVKFPTECCHIVGSCYGIICLYGRKKIPSITLWNPSIRCKLIVPNVPLVNVAFGFGYDPITDDFKIVGISVEPVQTSFIYSMKKSTWSEIALPTPLPYNVKTSPCLVKGVLHWVVQNKSQQANQDAYIITFDLSSHVFGAISLPKPSWINIRLTVIKGSLAVISGYNANRWIWVRTNVSWSKPFKFTSSGIEGTDRVVQHKNHLEDSGVSYTTESYSDSSYIIDIDFGAESLELLDGETCDQPYFLWRL; this is encoded by the exons ATGGAAATGCAATCAGTCAAGTTCCCTACTGAATGTTGCCATATTGTTGGTTCATGTTATGGAATTATCTGTCTCTACGGCAGAAAAAAGATCCCATCAATCACCTTATGGAATCCTTCTATTAGGTGCAAGCTAATTGTTCCTAATGTACCACTTGTAAATGTGGCATTCGGGTTTGGTTATGACCCAATCACAGATGATTTCAAAATCGTAGGTATCTCTGTTGAACCTGTACAAACTTCATTTATTTACTCCATGAAGAAAAGTACTTGGAGTGAGATTGCTCTCCCTACCCCTTTGCCTTATAATGTCAAGACATCACCTTGCTTAGTCAAAGGAGTTTTGCATTGGGTGGTGCAAAATAAATCGCAGCAAGCAAACCAAGATGCTTATATAATAACATTTGATCTTAGTAGTCATGTTTTTGGCGCTATTTCCTTGCCAAAACCTAGTTGGATAAATATCAGGCTGACAGTCATCAAAGGTTCTCTAGCTGTAATTTCAGGTTATAATGCTAATAGGTGGATATGGGTGAGGACCAACGTATCTTGGTCTAAACCCTTCAAGTTTACAAGTAGTGGAATTGAAGGAACGGATAGAGTTGTCCAACATAAGAATCACCTTGAGGATTCGGGAGTGTCTTACACAACTGAGAGTTATTCAGATTCTTCTTACATAATTGACATTGATTTTGGTGCGGAAAGCCTTGAGTTGTTGGATGGGGAAACTTGTGACCAGCCATATTTTCTGTGGAG GCTTTAG